A region of the Dickeya chrysanthemi NCPPB 402 genome:
CGTTTAATAAACAGCGGGTCGGTCGTCAGACGGTGCTCAAACGCCAACCGCTGCTCCTCGGTGACATTGCCGTAGGGCAACACGAAAATATTATCGTCCGTGGTCAGGATAGACTGGCTCCAGTCGGCCGTTTCATCGGATTTGGCGACGTAACCGCGTTCATCGCCCAGCGGTACGCCAAAATGCAGTCGCAGTGCATTCTGTACATCAAAATCAATCGCCAGCACCTTGCTGCCGCCGCGGGCCAGCGCATAGGCCAGATTAGCCGCCATGGTGGTTTTGCCGACGCCACCTTTCGGAGAACAAACACAAACTAACGGCATAACGCGATTTTCTCCAGCAAGGGTTTCAACAACATGGTCTTAGGTGCCGAATGGATTTCATCAGGGCGGTGACGAGTGAATAACTGGCGAAACCGGCCGGCTTCTGGAGCAACCTGAGCCCCACCCATTACCGGAGCAGACGCCGCCGGTGCAGACGCCAGCGGATGCGGACGTGCCGCTTCCGGCGCAACGTCGATCGCCGCCGCCGCTACCGGTACAGGGGCAGGCACCGCCTCAACCGGCGGCAATGACGCAGCAACCGCATTAAACAGAGCAGGCGGGGTATCTTCGGAAGAACCGGAAGCCAGAGCAGATGTTGGCGTTACACGCCGAGACGCTGACGGCACCGGCGCAGACAAGTCATGCAGATTAGCCGGCACCGGTTGCGCAATACTCACCGGTTGCGCGCCGGACAGCGAATCATCGCTTGCCTGGTTGCGCAACAGCTGTTTCATGATCGGCCAGACTACGGTGTCAGATTGCAATACCTGACCGGACATGTCCCTGAAATTCATATCTTTTATCTGGGCTTTATCCTTAAAGCGCTGCATATCATCATAACTATTCATCTAACTGACATTTCCCTGGAAAGGGTGACGGCGAATATAGCGCTGGGAGACAGCGCAAAAAACAATCTTTTAGGATTAGTCTTATACCGAGATTTGCGATGAAGGTAAATTACCCCGGAAAAATAAATAACATCATCCGCAAGTGAACATTATCTTCTTTAACGTACTGAAAGCAGAGTAATTTATCGGGCTAAGATTCTACTGTCTCAATAATCCCCAGGTGGTTAATCACCGAGGGAATTACCTGTTCGATGCCGAACGATAAATGACCGCGAGAAGATAGCGTAGTGTTCGTCTAAAATCCACGATTAAATATTGACCAGACGGTTAAAGTAAATTAAATAATCCCACACCTCGGATTATCACCCGACAGTACGTTATGACTGACGCGCCAGCCGCAACGGCCAGCACCGCGTGCCGAATACATTGACCAGCAATCCCAGCATCACCAGCAACCCTCCCGACAGTTGCCCGCCCGATAGACTTTCCCCCAGCAGTAGCGCCGCGCTCAGTATGCCAACCACCGGCACCAGCAGCGATAACGGCGCGACCCGCCAGGTTTCATAGCGCGACAACAGATAGCCCCAGATGGCGTATCCGAAAAGCGTAGAAATAAACGACAAATACATTAGCGCCATTACGGTAGGTAACCGAATCGTCGTCAGGCTGGCGACAATGGCGTCTCCACCCTCAAATAACTCAGACAGTTTCTGATGTTGTACGAAGTCTTGGGTAACCTGAACGATCTCAACGCACTCACCAGCCAGGTACATACCCCCACCAGCATCGAAGAGGGGCTTAAAAATGCTTAGTGTACCTCTGGAAGTTATACGCCGCCTGAGCAATGGCCGGGAAGAACGTGTTGGACAACTGGCGGGGCAGGCTGGTTTATCAAAGGCTTGAGAGGTTCTCAACATAGCGGATGAGCTCTATGACATCGCCAAAAACTTTCATCGGGAAGCCAGCCACTTCAGCCTCCCGGCACCACTGATTACCGGCATTCAGCAGGAGATCGATAGCAAGTGGCGGCAATTAAGGGAGTAAAGCGTGCCTGCTCGCCAATCGTAAAACAGCCCCGATTTTAATCGGGGCTGTTTTTGTTTCACTACCGATGTTACTCACTACAGACGTCAGCTTGCCTGACTGTCTTCCTGCTCCACCGCGAAGCAGGCGACCAGTTGCTCACCATGCGGTTTCAGCTGCGGTTGCAACTGGGTGCAGGTGCCGAAACGGTGCTGGCAACGGGCGTTGAAGGCGCAGCCCGGCGGTGGGTTGAGTGGGCTTGGCAGCTCACCGGTCAGCTTGATGCGTTCGCGGCGGGCGTCCGGGTTCAGGCGCGGCGTCGCAGACAACAGCGCCTGGGTGTACGGGTGGCGCGGATTGTTGAAAATCGCGTCTTTGCTGCCTTTCTCGACACAACGGCCCAGATACATCACCATCACTTCGTCAGCAATGTGCTCCACCACCGACAGGTCGTGGGAGATGAACACGTAAGACAGCCCCAAATCCTGCTGCAAATCCATCATCAGGTTCAGCACCTGTGCACGCACCGAGACATCCAGCGCGGACACCGGTTCATCGGCGATCACCACGTCCGGGTCGAGCATCAACCCGCGGGCAATCGCGATACGCTGGCGCTGGCCGCCGGAAAACATGTGCGGGTAGCGGTCGTAATGCTCGGTTTTCAGGCCGACTTTCGCCATCATCGCCAGCGCTTTTTCACGGCGTTCCGCCTTGGTGAGATCAGTGTTGATCACCAGCGGCTCTTCCAGTATCTGCCCGACCTTTTTACGCGGGTTGAGCGATGCGTAGGGGTTCTGGAACACGATCTGGATTTTCTGTCGACGCAGCTTCTGCGCCGCAGGGTCCGGCTTGAGTAAATCCTGTCCCTGATAGTACAGCTCGCCGTGCGACGGTGTTTCAATCATGGTCAGCAGGCGTCCCAGCGTGGACTTGCCGCAACCGGACTCGCCCACTACCGCCAGCGTTTTGCCGCGTTCCAGCGTAAAAGAGACGCCATCCAGCGCTTTCACCAACCGCTCAGGCGCAAACAACCCTTTTTTCACCGGGTAATGCTTTTTCAAATCAATCGCTTCGAGCAGGTACGGCTGCCCGGCGGCATTCATGGTCTGGCTCATACGGTTGGCCTCCCCGCATCATCCAGCGGTGTGTGACATTTC
Encoded here:
- the dppF gene encoding dipeptide ABC transporter ATP-binding subunit DppF — its product is MNAAGQPYLLEAIDLKKHYPVKKGLFAPERLVKALDGVSFTLERGKTLAVVGESGCGKSTLGRLLTMIETPSHGELYYQGQDLLKPDPAAQKLRRQKIQIVFQNPYASLNPRKKVGQILEEPLVINTDLTKAERREKALAMMAKVGLKTEHYDRYPHMFSGGQRQRIAIARGLMLDPDVVIADEPVSALDVSVRAQVLNLMMDLQQDLGLSYVFISHDLSVVEHIADEVMVMYLGRCVEKGSKDAIFNNPRHPYTQALLSATPRLNPDARRERIKLTGELPSPLNPPPGCAFNARCQHRFGTCTQLQPQLKPHGEQLVACFAVEQEDSQAS
- the bcsO gene encoding cellulose biosynthesis protein BcsO, encoding MNSYDDMQRFKDKAQIKDMNFRDMSGQVLQSDTVVWPIMKQLLRNQASDDSLSGAQPVSIAQPVPANLHDLSAPVPSASRRVTPTSALASGSSEDTPPALFNAVAASLPPVEAVPAPVPVAAAAIDVAPEAARPHPLASAPAASAPVMGGAQVAPEAGRFRQLFTRHRPDEIHSAPKTMLLKPLLEKIALCR